One Amia ocellicauda isolate fAmiCal2 chromosome 13, fAmiCal2.hap1, whole genome shotgun sequence genomic window, AGCCTTATACTTCGACATGCCTGGAAGATGCTTGATGCATGGGGCTGCCTTCTGTTCGACAGTGGCATGGATGCACAAGTCTGTTCAGTGTGGGTTATGGAATGAAAGACAGGTGAAAGTATGCCATTGCTTTCAATTATGCAGATGCATAGAAAGTTTCTGTTGgaagtttacacacacacatacacaaatgttCTGGGAAGATCTGTGGACGCTCTTGGAAAGCAGAGCGTGAACTAATGGAATTAGATGATCTGTGAATCAGACTCTCAATGGGCACTAATTCCCTCTTGGTGTTTTAAAGGGGGTTTGCTCATAGCTGCATTGATGTAATTATTGGGTCGGGTTGTTGGAGACTCACGCCAGATGGCCATGGGTTTCTAAAGCCCCAGTTGCTCATGTTTGCTTTTTCAGCCCGCATATAGGATGCTAATTCAAGGATCGGGGATCTGAAAGCGCTCCAGAGTTGTGGAGCAGTATTATTCATGGGGACAGAGTGTCCGTCGGCGTGACCCAGTgctaaatacattcattagaAGGGCTGCTTTTCACTGCGATTAGCCACACGGCTGGACTCAGATACAGGAGACAATGGCATAGAAAACGCAGGCAGATTtctgagggaggaggaggggggatagagagagagagagaggggcagagacacagagaagagtccatgcagatttctttttttctttttacagtgGGATCTTCTTAGTGGATTCTCTGAAGTACgatcagcagagagagagagaatgaaagctGCGACTAACGACTGAATGTGACAAAAGCAAACGCCATTTCTCTTTTACACATCTTCTAAGTTAGCAACATCCAAATGGTTTTAGAAACTCGCCGACCCAACTCCTTTAGGGACGCTTTTCACGCAAGATGATACTTTTTATTGCATCGATAATGAATTGCCACATTTTATTAGCTATTTGTACTTGTTGCGTTCTGGTTTACTAAACAGTATTCACAAAGTATACTTAAGGTTTAGTTCAATTTACAATGTATCATTTGGTTGTAACAACAAAACATGCAGAATACAGAAAAAGAGTCAACGTGAGAATACTTAACAGAAATATGTAGCCTAATCGTccccaaaagaaaacaaaaaaacaccagaaTTGTTTTGAAAGAGTAGGCTAAAATccagttattatatatatatatatatatatatatatatttaactcgcagaatgaaaacaaaatccccACACATTTCCAGTTTACTTAATTAGGATAGATTTACGTGCCTTCATAATGACTCCAATCTTGATGCACTTTTTACAGTACCAAAGTCATTAGGAGCAGGAGTTTTGAGACGACATCATTAAAGAACAAGGGAAAACCTCACAAAATAAAGTTGCTCTGGAGTAATTTGCTTTAGCTTTTGTTGGGGGCACACTCTGAGAAAGTGGATTGAAAAGGGCGGGGTTTGCTCCTTCATGTCTTTGGAAATCAATAGCTGCCTTGTTTGGAGTGGTCACTGAGCAGCAAGAGGGGCAGCACTTGATTTGGGAAACGTTTTGTCGGCTGCAGTTTTAGATGGGGGCGGGCTAGTGGGACAGTCAGTCTGCAGACAGGCATCGCAGGAGGCAGCAGTTCTCAGCTGCGCCAACACAGACTGTATAGTGTTTCTTGCAGTGGCTTATGAAGCTGTGAGTGCAACAGATCCGTCTACACGAGCGATACTTTCCATGCATTGAAGGTGAAATGTTCTGCAATCAGTGAGACCTCAAGGatatatacatatgcacacccgtgtatatgtatatttagcTTTCATCGTGGTTTTGTACATTAAAACCTGGACTTTATGAGCAAAGAAGAAGCGTTCGGGGGGAAAAAATACTTCTGATTTGGAAGAAAGAACTTTGCAAACTTGGCGGATTTAAGATGTCCCAGGCTTAAGACATTCAAGCCTTTTTCTTTGCGGGAAATACTCACCAAATCGCCTTTGGGAGATGGATTCCAAAATGATCAACACCAGGAGAAAGGTACCTTTTAGCTTCATCTTTCTAAAAGTTCTGTTGGTAGTTGCCTTATCTCAAGATGTTTCGGGCAagactttaaaatataaagtgtACGAGGAACAGAAAGTGGGCACCGTGATTGCAAGACTGAAGGAAGATGTGGCGGAGGAGTTATCGAAACTCCCCAGTTCTGTGTCTTTGCGTTTCCGAGCCATGCAAAGAGGAAACACTCCTCTGCTCTCTGTTCGGGAAGAGGATGGGGAGATAAGTATTGGGGCAAAAATTGACCGGGAACAGCTCTGCGAAAAAAATCTCAATTGTTCAATTGAATTTGACGTGATTACCCTGCCTACGGAGCACTTACAATTGTTCCACATTGAAGTGGATGTACTGGACATTAATGATAATTCACCCCAGTTCTCCCGATCCATTATTCCAATTGAGATATCAGAAAGTGCAGCTGTGGGAACAAGGATCCCCCTGGATAGCGCTACAGATGCAGACGTTGCTGAAAACTCCCTTCACACGTACTCCTTGTCCCAAAATAAGTACTTTAACATTGAAGTGAAAACAAGGACTGATGGGGCCAAGTATGCAGAACTTATTGTGATTAGAGAACTGGACAGAGAGATGCAATCAAGCTATGAACTTCAGCTTATGGCTTCTGATACAGGAGTACCCCCAAAATCAGGATCAACACTGcttaaaataagtatttctgATTCCAATGACAACAGTCCTACTTTTGAAGAGAAATCTTATATTATCCAGCTTCAAGAAAATTCACTCGTGGGATCTCTGCTTCTTGACCTCAATGCAACTGATCCAGATGAGGGGACTAATGGTAAAGTTGTTTATTCCTTCAGCAGCCATGTTTCTCCAAAAATTATGGAAACTTTTAAAATTAACCCAGAAAATGGACACTTAATGCTTATAAAGCCAGTAGACTTTGAATCTTCTAATTCCTATGAGATTGATGTTCAAGCTCAAGATTTAGGACCAAATTCAATTCCAGCGCATTGTAAGATTATCATTAAAGTGGTGGATGTCAATGATAATAAACCTCAgataaacattaatttaatgaGCCAGGGGAATGAGGAAGTGGCCTACATTTCTGAAGCAGCCCCAAAAGATACGTTTGTGGCTCTGGTTCGAGTTGAAGACAGGGATTCAGGTTTAAATGGAGAAGTGGTATGCAAGCTTCATGGCCATGGTCATTTCAAGCTTCAGAAGACATACGAGAAAAACTATATGATTCTAACCAATGCTTCCTTAGACAGAGAAAAAAGGTCTGAATACAGTTTGACAGTCATAGCCGAAGACAAAGGGATTCCTAGCCTGTCtactataaaacattttactgtccaaGTTTTAGATGAGAATGACAATCCTCCTCTTTTTGAAAAGAACAGATATGAAATCTTCAACTCTGAAAATAACTCTCCAGGAGCCTATCTCACATCAGTGATGGCCAGTGATCCTGATCTTGGGGAAAATGGACAGGTTACATACACCATTTTGGACAGCTTTATAATGGGGAGCTCAATCACTACTTATGTTACTATAGATCCATCTAATGGGGCCATCTATGCTCTCAGGAGTTTCGATCATGAAGATATCAGcagaattgtttttgttgtacaAGCCAGAGATGGAGGTGGCCACCAACTGAATAGCAATACAACTGTGGTCCTCACCATTTTAGATGAGAATGACAATCCACCAATAATTGTTGTCCCACCACTCCGTAACCACACTGCCGAAATCTCTATCCCTAAGTATGCTGAGGTAGGACATTTAGTTACTGCCATCAGAGCAACAGACCGAGATACTGGCATTAATGCTGAATTGACATGCTTTATTGTAGCAGGCAATGAAGATAACATCTTCAACATGGACCCAAAGAAGTGTGAGATATATACCAATGTAAGCATGGAAGACCTTCCCTATGAAGAAATGGAAATTGTAGTTGTGGTTCAGGATAAAGGAACCACAAAGCTCAGTGCCAAAGCagtgttcaaatgtattttgtttgaaaaCTCTGACAATCATTTCCAGCCTGCACCAACACCCAGCAGCCAGCCAACACTCGACGTGTCAATGATTATCATTATTTCCCTAGGAGCTATTTGTGCGGTCCTACTCGTCATAATGGTGATGTTTGCCACAAGGTGcaatagagaaaagaaagacacaAGATCTTATAACTGCAGGGTGGCTGAGTCCACGTACCAAAATCATCCCAAGAAGCCATCCAGACAGATTCACAAGGGAGATATCACTTTAGTGCCAACTGTGAATGGTACATTGCCTATCAGGTCTCATCACAGGTCACCTTCAGCATCACCGACTCTGGAGAGAGGTCAAATGAGCAGCAGGCAGAGTCATCACAGCCGACAATCATTGAACAGCCTGGTGACCATATCTTCCAATCACATTCCAGAGAACTTCTCCCTGGAGCTTGCTCACGCCACCCCACCAGTCGAGGTAAGACATCTGGAAAATGCCTCCAGACAGGTTTAGAAAACTTTTCTTCTAATGCaaagtttctgttttttttaggtACCTAACTGTAATAAATAACAAGGCTTTTAAAATGATTGTATTTTGCTTAATATTGCTGCtaattttaatattgtattttttacctTATAAATCCACCCAAAGACACTTTGCATTTGTGCAAAAGCTTATTAAATCTGATCTTGTAATGtactatgtgtttgtgtgtgtaacgTGTATATGTGCTATGTATGTTTTCTCATATATTTTAACATTGTAGTGTGCATTAGTAGTGTTCATAATTATTGTTTCATACATTGTGTATAACCATTCATTCATCTTTTGTTTACGTTGTGTGTTCCattagtatttattatttttttcatttatttattttcgatATAGCAAGTCTCACAGCTTCTGTCCATGCTTCATCAGGGCCAGTACCAGCCAAGACCAAGTTTCCGTGGGAATAAATACTCAAGAAGCTACAGGTAATCATCATCAATGTTGATGAAATGTGATGTTTTCATGTAAAACCACATTCTAGAGGTTCAATTTAGAAGGTCAATACTAGGAGATCTCTTATCCCTGTAAATGTTATTAATTTCTGTTGTAGCTACTGATATGTATTGCTGAGTTTACTCAAATAACTAAGTCAAATGTATTCCAGATTGGTGTGTTCCTTGGTTAGGCATTGTCTATTGCAGCTGCATCATAATGGAAGTGAAAATCAAGAGATGAAGCATTGGGCTGCCATCACATTTTCAACACTAGGGAACACTGAGCCCAAAGAAATGTACAAAAGCATGTTAACAATGTTCTCTAGCATAAGAAATATGACAAAGAATGTCcatctgtttgtttatgttGCTGGAttccataaataaatgtatgctcAATTGTCGAAGTTAACAGGTTGCTAACATGTTTACCTTCATTTGGCTTTCGAATTAAACATTTATGTTACTTGGGTCCTAAGTTATCAACCTTCTATCTTGTGAAATTCACAGTAAAACTGAGTAGGactgtgtatttgttttgcagATATGCTCTTCAAGATATGGACAAATTCAGTTTGAAGGACAGTGGTCGAGGAGACAGTGAAGCAGGAGACAGTGACTATGATCTGGGAAGAGAGTCTCCCATTGACAGACTACTAGGCGAAGGATTTAGTGATCTGTTCCTGGCAGATGGGCACCATAGACTTCATCCAGGTATGTTTAGCAATACAATGATTTAACTTTCTCCCAAATTATATGTtatatcttaaaaaaaagaaaggaaaaaaaagctttcctTTAAGGATTACGGTTATCAAGTTAAAAAAACTAATCTAAAATACTTCTTTATCTCAGTATAAAgatatatttttcttcacagAGATAAACCTAGAGCCATTCTAAGTCTTTACTTATCAGTAAATTGTTATGACTGAAAAGTCTGAgttatctatgtatttttttctcctttttttagaTGTAGGGCCTTCatgttaaatgtaattatttctgcAACTAGATATGATGTAGTTTTAAATTAGTATCTGTACTTTGAAATGCCAATTTATAAATGAACTGCAGTAATCTTATTATTAAATGACTTATTCCAGCACAGCTAAATTAGCTTGAGATTGAGTCAagtttattttcagatttttagtaatctagttttttttttttttaacaatcatgGGCACTTTGAAAGTAAATGAGTTCTTAATCACATCTCGCAAATATGACCTGATCATTCCAGCATTAAGCATGAATATAATGTAAGTGGACAGTTTAGatgtttgtaatttatttgaagaatatttaaaaatattaaattaaaaatatgactATGTTCAACTGAAATGGAACCCCACCAGAGCCTTTTAAAATTTCTCAGTAAAAAGAGAAGCTACAGTAGTTTTAGAAATTAGATTTACTCctcttatatttatttaataaattacaTGAATCTGTTACATGCAtctttaattaaagaaaattgTATCACATTGGGAACATTACGTTCTTTTGTGCAAGAAATTGTGCAAGAAATCAAGTTTATTATAAATTTTTTATCCTAGGAGGGCTTACACTTCACAGATTTTTAAGACCCACTGTTGATGAGGCAGGGCTTATGTTTTCTCTGCAGGTAGAAATATATACAGAAGTCATACAATGGCATTGTCCTTAAGCCTGTGTCATGTACCAAAATatgatatattttcatttatatgATTGCCTGCATAAAACATGTAAAAGTCACCAAAGGATTCTAAATCTAAAATACAATGTCAATGAACTGTTATTCCATCACCTTATATGAATATTCTCCCATTTTTCTTCACTCAGCAATGAAACTGTGCACAGATGAATGCCGTGTTCTTGGGCACTCGGACCAGTGCTGGATGCCTCAGTTGCCCTCCCCGGCTTCATCAGACTACAGAAGTAACATGTTTATTCCTGGGGAGGACCCTCAACAGCCACCAATAGAAGATGATCAGCAGTCTGTTGAGTCCAATGACAGGAAAAAGAGCTTTTCCACTTTCGGCAAAGACTCCAATAGTTCTAATGATGAAGAAGCAAGTGACCTGTGCAATACCTCTCTCCTCTCCGAAATGAACAGTGTCTTCCAGCGGCTGTTGCCTCCATCACTGGACTCTTACGTGGAGTGCAATGAAGTGGAGAGAATCAACTCTTTGGAGCGCAGGAAGGGACATTTGCCAGGAAAATCTTTAACATACCCTCAGGGGGTGGCAGCCTGGGCGGCAAACACACATTTCCAAAACCCAGGGAGCAGTATTGGACCAACTCAAGTGAATCACGTGAGTGCCCAGGCTCCCTTTAAATGGCTGCCAGCCATGGAGGAAATCCCTGAAAACTATGAGGAGGACGACTTTGATAACGTTCTCAACCAGCTCCAAGTGAACCGCAGTGACAGTAGGCATGAAATAATGGACGCCAGTGAGCTGGTGGCTGAAATTAACAAACTTTTACAAGATGTCCGGCAGAGCTAGATATGGGAACAgaccatttcattttttattccaTATTAATGGAAATGAAGGAAACAAAGAGAACTGCAATTATCATTCGGTTGCATTTATAATGTAAAGGTGTCTTTGAATGCTAATTATTTGAATATGTTGTATTTTCTTGTTCGGTACACAGTGTACACAATGTGAGTGTAATTatctttgtattttaaaaatacatttgtactctttatatttatatatatgtatgtatataaaaaaaaataatcaaaggtctatttttatattgttactGCATGTTGTAAAGAATACAGTTTTGACAATGTGTTTGGAAAATTGTTTTTCAAAGTTTCCGTAAATTAAAGTATTTAATGGGCATAATTCATTGTAATGGTGTTTGGTTGGTtcaagaaaatacaattattattattattatttgtattgataataataataataataataataataataataataataataataataataataataataaaaagttgaaCTTTGTGAACAAAAATGCAGTGACCATGTCCTATTGTAATGCAACTATATTACATGTATCCATTATGTCAATTTGTATGAAGGTGTCAGTGTTTCTGAGggaagaaatataaaatgtttttgcaaAGAGTGCAtcaatggcattttaaaatctctaGTCATCTTCAACATCTTCTTTTGTTCACCATTTCTATCATTCACTCATTCATTACAGTCCTTCACATACACATTTGCTTCAAAGAAAGGTAACTTTGCTATGTCCTACTAAATCCAAAG contains:
- the LOC136766584 gene encoding protocadherin-18 isoform X2, encoding MDSKMINTRRKVPFSFIFLKVLLVVALSQDVSGKTLKYKVYEEQKVGTVIARLKEDVAEELSKLPSSVSLRFRAMQRGNTPLLSVREEDGEISIGAKIDREQLCEKNLNCSIEFDVITLPTEHLQLFHIEVDVLDINDNSPQFSRSIIPIEISESAAVGTRIPLDSATDADVAENSLHTYSLSQNKYFNIEVKTRTDGAKYAELIVIRELDREMQSSYELQLMASDTGVPPKSGSTLLKISISDSNDNSPTFEEKSYIIQLQENSLVGSLLLDLNATDPDEGTNGKVVYSFSSHVSPKIMETFKINPENGHLMLIKPVDFESSNSYEIDVQAQDLGPNSIPAHCKIIIKVVDVNDNKPQININLMSQGNEEVAYISEAAPKDTFVALVRVEDRDSGLNGEVVCKLHGHGHFKLQKTYEKNYMILTNASLDREKRSEYSLTVIAEDKGIPSLSTIKHFTVQVLDENDNPPLFEKNRYEIFNSENNSPGAYLTSVMASDPDLGENGQVTYTILDSFIMGSSITTYVTIDPSNGAIYALRSFDHEDISRIVFVVQARDGGGHQLNSNTTVVLTILDENDNPPIIVVPPLRNHTAEISIPKYAEVGHLVTAIRATDRDTGINAELTCFIVAGNEDNIFNMDPKKCEIYTNVSMEDLPYEEMEIVVVVQDKGTTKLSAKAVFKCILFENSDNHFQPAPTPSSQPTLDVSMIIIISLGAICAVLLVIMVMFATRCNREKKDTRSYNCRVAESTYQNHPKKPSRQIHKGDITLVPTVNGTLPIRSHHRSPSASPTLERGQMSSRQSHHSRQSLNSLVTISSNHIPENFSLELAHATPPVEGQYQPRPSFRGNKYSRSYRYALQDMDKFSLKDSGRGDSEAGDSDYDLGRESPIDRLLGEGFSDLFLADGHHRLHPAMKLCTDECRVLGHSDQCWMPQLPSPASSDYRSNMFIPGEDPQQPPIEDDQQSVESNDRKKSFSTFGKDSNSSNDEEASDLCNTSLLSEMNSVFQRLLPPSLDSYVECNEVERINSLERRKGHLPGKSLTYPQGVAAWAANTHFQNPGSSIGPTQVNHVSAQAPFKWLPAMEEIPENYEEDDFDNVLNQLQVNRSDSRHEIMDASELVAEINKLLQDVRQS
- the LOC136766584 gene encoding protocadherin-18 isoform X1 → MDSKMINTRRKVPFSFIFLKVLLVVALSQDVSGKTLKYKVYEEQKVGTVIARLKEDVAEELSKLPSSVSLRFRAMQRGNTPLLSVREEDGEISIGAKIDREQLCEKNLNCSIEFDVITLPTEHLQLFHIEVDVLDINDNSPQFSRSIIPIEISESAAVGTRIPLDSATDADVAENSLHTYSLSQNKYFNIEVKTRTDGAKYAELIVIRELDREMQSSYELQLMASDTGVPPKSGSTLLKISISDSNDNSPTFEEKSYIIQLQENSLVGSLLLDLNATDPDEGTNGKVVYSFSSHVSPKIMETFKINPENGHLMLIKPVDFESSNSYEIDVQAQDLGPNSIPAHCKIIIKVVDVNDNKPQININLMSQGNEEVAYISEAAPKDTFVALVRVEDRDSGLNGEVVCKLHGHGHFKLQKTYEKNYMILTNASLDREKRSEYSLTVIAEDKGIPSLSTIKHFTVQVLDENDNPPLFEKNRYEIFNSENNSPGAYLTSVMASDPDLGENGQVTYTILDSFIMGSSITTYVTIDPSNGAIYALRSFDHEDISRIVFVVQARDGGGHQLNSNTTVVLTILDENDNPPIIVVPPLRNHTAEISIPKYAEVGHLVTAIRATDRDTGINAELTCFIVAGNEDNIFNMDPKKCEIYTNVSMEDLPYEEMEIVVVVQDKGTTKLSAKAVFKCILFENSDNHFQPAPTPSSQPTLDVSMIIIISLGAICAVLLVIMVMFATRCNREKKDTRSYNCRVAESTYQNHPKKPSRQIHKGDITLVPTVNGTLPIRSHHRSPSASPTLERGQMSSRQSHHSRQSLNSLVTISSNHIPENFSLELAHATPPVEQVSQLLSMLHQGQYQPRPSFRGNKYSRSYRYALQDMDKFSLKDSGRGDSEAGDSDYDLGRESPIDRLLGEGFSDLFLADGHHRLHPAMKLCTDECRVLGHSDQCWMPQLPSPASSDYRSNMFIPGEDPQQPPIEDDQQSVESNDRKKSFSTFGKDSNSSNDEEASDLCNTSLLSEMNSVFQRLLPPSLDSYVECNEVERINSLERRKGHLPGKSLTYPQGVAAWAANTHFQNPGSSIGPTQVNHVSAQAPFKWLPAMEEIPENYEEDDFDNVLNQLQVNRSDSRHEIMDASELVAEINKLLQDVRQS